Proteins from a genomic interval of Peromyscus leucopus breed LL Stock chromosome 12, UCI_PerLeu_2.1, whole genome shotgun sequence:
- the Arvcf gene encoding LOW QUALITY PROTEIN: armadillo repeat protein deleted in velo-cardio-facial syndrome (The sequence of the model RefSeq protein was modified relative to this genomic sequence to represent the inferred CDS: inserted 1 base in 1 codon) — translation MAPFAAEDTATRHPFSVMAAGTLVMEDCNVHSAASILASVKEQEARFERLTRALEQERRHVALQLERAQQPGMSSGGMVGSGQALPMAWQQLVLQEQSPGSQASLATMPEAPEVLEETVTVEEDPGTPTSHVSIVTSEDGTTRRTETKVTKTVKTVTTRTVRQVPLGPDGLPLLDGGPPLGSFADGPLDRHFLLRGGGPAATLSRAYLSSGGGFPDGPEPRDIPSYGSLSRGLGVRPPRTGLLGPGPGDGCFTLPGRREAFPMGSEPGPPSGRSLPEHFQAEPYGLEDDTXDLEPDYGTAARRRHEYGRGLRARAFEDTADDAGELVDERPSFPAATAPLAQPERGSLGSLDRVVRRSPSVDSARKEPRWRDPELPEVLAMLRHPVDPVKANAAAYLQHLCFENEGIKRRVRQLRGLPLLVALLDHPRAEVRRRACGALRNLSYGRDADNKAAIRDCGGVPALVRLLRAARDNEVRELVTGTLWNLSSYEPLKMVIIDHGLQTLTHEVIVPHSGWEREPNEDSKPRDAEWTTVFKNTSGCLRNVSSDGAEARRRLRECEGLVDALLHALQSAVGRKDTDNKSVENCVCIMRNLSYHVHKEVPGADRYQEAEPGIQGSATASQRRRKDDASCFGGKKAKEEWFHQGKKDGEMDRNFDTLDLPKRTEAAKGFELLYQPEVVRLYLSLLTESRNFNTLEAAAGALQNLSAGNWTWATYIRATVRKERGLPVLVELLQSETDKVVRAVAIALRNLSLDQRNKDLIGSYAMTELVRNVRNAQAPAHPGAHLEEDTVVAVLNTIHEIVSDSLDNARSLLQARGVPALVALVASSQSVREAKAASHVLQTVWSYKELRGALQRDGWTKARFQSASTAKGPKGAPSPGGFDDSTLPLVDKNLDGEKSATRDVIPMDTLGPDGYATVDRRERRTLGSDSTGDTSEKELLKPDPGRKAPPPGPSRPSVRLVDAVGDAKPQPVDSWV, via the exons ATGGCTCCATTTGCTGCAGAGGACACAGCCACTAGGCATCCTTTCTCTGTGATG GCGGCTGGCACCCTGGTTATGGAGGACTGCAACGTGCACTCGGCGGCCAGCATTCTGGCCTCGGTGAAGGAGCAGGAGGCCCGTTTCGAGCGGCTGACGCGGGCACTAGAGCAAGAGCGGCGCCACGTTGCCCTGCAGCTGGAGCGTGCCCAGCAGCCTGGCATGAGCAGTGGTGGTATGGTGGGCAGTGGGCAGGCCCTGCCAATGGCCTGGCAACAGCTGGTTCTGCAG GAGCAGAGCCCGGGTAGCCAGGCATCGCTGGCCACGATGCCGGAGGCACCCGAGGTGCTGGAGGAGACGGTGACAGTGGAGGAAGACCCCGGCACGCCCACCTCCCACGTGTCCATTGTCACATCAGAAGATGGTACGACCCGGCGCACTGAGACTAAG GTCACCAAGACAGTGAAGACTGTGACCACAAGGACAGTACGCCAGGTGCCTTTGGGCCCGGACGGACTCCCCTTGCTGGACGGTGGCCCCCCACTCGGCTCTTTTGCTGATGGGCCCCTGGACCGGCATTTCCTTCTGCGTGGTGGTGGCCCAGCAGCCACGCTCTCCCGAGCCTACCTCAGCAGTGGAGGTGGCTTTCCCGATGGCCCCGAGCCCCGCGATATCCCAAGCTATGGCAGCCTGTCCCGAGGGCTTGGGGTACGGCCCCCACGTACCGGCCTCCTGGGCCCGGGGCCTGGGGATGGCTGCTTTACACTGCCTGGCCGCCGAGAAGCCTTCCCCATGGGCTCTGAGCCTGGCCCGCCAAGTGGCCGCTCCCTGCCCGAGCACTTCCAAGCTGAGCCGTACGGCCTTGAGGATGATA CGGACCTGGAGCCTGACTATGGCACAGCAGCGCGGAGGAGACATGAGTATGGGCGGGGTCTCCGGGCCAG GGCCTTTGAGGACACGGCAGACGATGCGGGTGAGCTGGTAGATGAGCGGCCTTCGTTCCCAGCAGCAACGGCCCCTCTGGCCCAGCCTGAGAGGGGCAGCCTGGGCAGCTTGGACCGCGTGGTGCGGCGCTCGCCTTCGGTGGACAGCGCCCGCAAGGAGCCACGCTGGCGGGACCCTGAGCTGCCCGAGGTGCTGGCAATGCTGCGGCACCCTGTGGACCCCGTGAAAGCCAACGCGGCGGCCTACCTGCAGCACCTCTGCTTCGAGAACGAGGGCATCAAGCGGCGAGTGCGGCAGCTGCGCGGGCTGCCCCTGCTCGTGGCGTTATTAGACCACCCTCGGGCCGAGGTGCGGCGCCGGGCCTGCGGGGCACTGCGCAACCTCTCCTATGGCCGCGATGCTGACAACAAGGCCGCCATCCGGGACTGTGGGGGTGTGCCGGCCCTGGTGCGCCTGCTGCGAGCCGCCCGTGACAATGAGGTCCGTGAGCTGGTCACTG GCACCCTCTGGAACCTGTCATCCTACGAGCCCCTGAAGATGGTCATCATTGACCACGGCTTACAGACGCTGACCCATGAGGTCATCGTGCCCCACTCAGGCTGGGAGCGGGAGCCTAACGAAGACTCGAAGCCCCGGGATGCCGAGTGGACAACCGTCTTCAAGAACACATCAGGCTGCCTGAG GAATGTGAGCTCGGATGGTGCAGAGGCCCGGCGGCGACTCCGGGAGTGCGAAGGGCTGGTGGACGCGCTCCTACATGCCCTGCAGTCAGCTGTGGGCAGGAAGGACACAGACAATAAG TCAGTAGAGAACTGCGTGTGCATCATGCGGAACCTGTCCTACCACGTGCACAAGGAGGTTCCAGGGGCAGACAGATACCAGGAGGCCGAGCCTGGGATCCAGGGCAGTGCCACAGCCTCCCAGCGTCGGAGAAAGGACGATGCCAGCTGCTTTGGTGGCAAGAAGGCCAAAG AGGAGTGGTTCCACCAAG GGAAGAAGGACGGAGAGATGGACCGGAACTTTGACACACTGGACCTTCCCAAACGAACTGAGGCTGCCAAAG GCTTTGAGCTGCTGTACCAGCCCGAGGTGGTACGTCTCTACCTCTCACTCCTTACGGAGAGCCGGAACTTCAACACCCTGGAAGCCGCAGCTGGTGCCCTGCAAAACCTCAGTGCCGGCAACTGGACG TGGGCCACCTACATCCGGGCCACGGTACGCAAGGAGCGTGGGCTGCCGGTGCTGGTGGAGCTGCTCCAGTCTGAGACCGACAAGGTGGTGCGTGCCGTCGCCATCGCGCTTCGCAACCTCTCACTGGACCAGCGCAACAAAGACCTCATTG GGAGCTATGCCATGACGGAGCTAGTGCGGAATGTCCGCAATGCACAGGCACCTGCGCACCCTGGTGCCCACCTGGAGGAGGACACGGTGGTAGCCGTGCTCAACACCATCCACGAGATTGTGTCCGACAGCCTGGACAATGCTCGCTCGCTCCTGCAGGCCCGGGGTGTGCCTGCACTGGTGGCACTGGTGGCCTCCAG CCAATCCGTGCGGGAGGCCAAGGCGGCGTCGCACGTGCTGCAGACTGTGTGGAGCTACAAGGAGCTTCGTGGAGCCCTGCAGAGGGACGGCTGGACCAAGGCCCGCTTCCAG TCCGCTAGCACCGCCAAAGGACCCAAAGGAGCGCCCAGTCCCGGGGGCTTCGATGACAGCACACTGCCACTCGTCGACAAGAACCTTG ATGGGGAGAAGTCGGCCACCAGAGATGTGATCCCCATGGACACACTTGGTCCAG ATGGGTACGCCACAGTTGACCGGAGGGAACGGAGGACACTGGGCAGTGACTCCACAGGGGACACCTCTGAGAAGGAGCTGTTGAAA CCCGACCCTGGCAGGAAGGCCCCTCCGCCTGGGCCCAGCAGGCCCTCAGTCAGGCTGGTGGACGCCGTGGGGGATGCTAAGCCTCAGCCTGTTGACTCCTGGGTCTAG